Proteins encoded together in one Bacteroides ovatus window:
- a CDS encoding sodium:solute symporter — protein MEALDWLVIGVFFLALIGIIVWVVRQKQNDSADYFLGGRDATWLAIGASIFASNIGSEHLIGLAGAGASSGMAMAHWEIQGWMILILGWVFVPFYTRSMVYTMPEFLERRYNPQSRTILSVISLVSYVLTKVAVTVYAGGLVFQQVFGIKELWGIDFFWIAAIGLVVLTALYTIFGGMKSVLYTSVLQTPILLLGSLIILVLGFKELGGWDEMMRVCGAVTVNDYGDTMTNLIRSNDDANFPWLGALIGSAIIGFWYWCTDQFIVQRVLSGKNEMEARRGTIFGAYLKLLPVFLFLIPGMIAFALHQKYIGAGGEGFLPMLANGTANADAAFPTLVAKLLPAGVKGLVVCGILAALMSSLASLFNSSAMLFTIDFYKRFKPETPEKKLVGIGQIATIVIVVLGILWIPIMRSVGDVLYTYLQDVQSVLAPGIAAAFLLGICWKRTSAQGGMWGLISGMVIGLTRLGAKVYYSNAGEVADSTFKYLFYDMNWLFFCGWMFLFCIIVVIVVSLATEAPTAEKIQGLVFGTATKEQKAATRASWNHWDIIHTVIILAITAAFYWYFW, from the coding sequence GTGGAAGCATTAGATTGGCTAGTAATCGGAGTCTTTTTTCTGGCTCTGATCGGTATTATTGTTTGGGTAGTCAGACAAAAACAAAATGACTCGGCGGATTATTTTTTGGGTGGACGCGACGCAACATGGCTTGCAATCGGTGCCTCTATCTTTGCATCAAACATTGGTTCGGAACATTTGATCGGACTGGCAGGAGCCGGAGCATCCAGTGGTATGGCTATGGCACACTGGGAAATCCAGGGATGGATGATCTTGATTTTGGGATGGGTATTCGTTCCTTTCTATACACGAAGCATGGTATATACAATGCCGGAATTTCTGGAGCGTCGTTATAATCCTCAATCACGTACTATTTTATCTGTTATTTCTCTTGTAAGTTATGTATTGACCAAAGTAGCCGTAACTGTTTATGCCGGTGGCCTCGTATTCCAACAAGTATTCGGTATAAAAGAGCTTTGGGGAATTGATTTCTTCTGGATTGCAGCTATCGGTCTGGTAGTGTTAACTGCGCTTTATACTATCTTCGGTGGTATGAAATCAGTTCTTTACACTTCTGTTCTTCAAACCCCTATCCTACTGCTAGGATCATTAATAATTCTAGTGCTCGGTTTCAAAGAATTAGGTGGATGGGACGAAATGATGAGAGTCTGCGGCGCTGTTACTGTAAATGATTACGGTGATACAATGACTAACCTGATTCGTAGCAACGATGATGCAAACTTCCCTTGGTTGGGTGCTTTGATCGGTTCGGCTATTATCGGTTTCTGGTACTGGTGTACCGACCAGTTCATCGTACAACGTGTACTTTCAGGTAAAAATGAAATGGAAGCTCGTCGTGGTACTATTTTCGGTGCTTATCTGAAACTGCTACCCGTATTCCTTTTCTTGATTCCTGGTATGATTGCATTTGCATTACATCAAAAATATATCGGTGCCGGTGGTGAAGGTTTCTTACCGATGCTGGCTAACGGAACAGCAAATGCTGATGCCGCCTTCCCGACATTAGTAGCCAAATTACTTCCTGCGGGCGTGAAAGGTTTGGTAGTATGTGGTATTCTTGCCGCTTTGATGAGTTCCCTTGCATCTCTGTTTAACTCATCAGCCATGTTGTTTACTATCGACTTTTACAAACGTTTCAAACCGGAAACTCCGGAAAAGAAGCTGGTGGGTATCGGTCAGATTGCAACAATCGTAATCGTTGTTTTAGGTATTCTTTGGATTCCTATCATGCGTAGTGTAGGTGATGTACTTTATACTTACTTGCAGGATGTTCAGTCTGTATTGGCACCAGGTATCGCTGCCGCTTTCTTACTGGGGATCTGCTGGAAACGTACTTCCGCCCAGGGTGGTATGTGGGGATTGATCTCCGGCATGGTAATCGGGTTGACCCGCCTCGGCGCAAAAGTATATTATAGCAACGCAGGTGAAGTAGCTGATTCTACATTCAAATATTTGTTCTATGACATGAACTGGTTATTCTTCTGTGGATGGATGTTCCTGTTCTGTATTATTGTAGTAATCGTAGTCAGTCTGGCAACAGAAGCTCCAACTGCAGAAAAGATTCAGGGACTAGTATTCGGTACGGCTACTAAGGAACAAAAAGCCGCTACACGTGCAAGCTGGAATCACTGGGATATTATTCATACGGTAATTATTCTGGCCATTACTGCTGCTTTCTACTGGTATTTCTGGTAA